Proteins found in one Bacillus subtilis subsp. subtilis str. 168 genomic segment:
- a CDS encoding hypothetical protein (Evidence 5: Unknown function) has protein sequence MWPRYHPYFRQTDAVVSFIDITESDSGSPLRAVYAVPATTQEVKPISGCVKNALSQRHFLPGKQLIRN, from the coding sequence TTGTGGCCGCGGTACCACCCTTATTTCAGACAGACTGATGCTGTCGTCAGCTTCATTGACATAACGGAATCAGATTCCGGTTCACCTTTACGCGCAGTGTACGCGGTCCCGGCGACAACTCAAGAGGTGAAGCCAATTTCCGGCTGCGTTAAAAATGCTCTCAGTCAGCGGCATTTTCTCCCTGGAAAGCAGTTGATCAGAAATTGA
- the rlmBB gene encoding ribosomal RNA methylase (Evidence 2b: Function from indirect experimental evidences (e.g. phenotypes); PubMedId: 17114254, 24809820, 27435445; Product type e: enzyme) has product MKQIESAKNQKVKDWKKLHTKKERTKTNTFLIEGEHLVEEALKSPGIVKEILVKDETRIPSDLETGIQCYMLSEDAFSAVTETETPQQIAAVCHMPEEKLATARKVLLIDAVQDPGNLGTMIRTADAAGLDAVVLGDGTADAFNGKTLRSAQGSHFHIPVVRRNLPSYVDELKAEGVKVYGTALQNGAPYQEIPQSESFALIVGNEGAGVDAALLEKTDLNLYVPLYGQAESLNVAVAAAILVYHLRG; this is encoded by the coding sequence GTGAAACAAATAGAATCGGCAAAAAACCAAAAAGTGAAGGATTGGAAAAAGCTTCACACAAAAAAAGAACGAACAAAAACAAATACATTTCTGATAGAGGGAGAACACCTCGTTGAAGAGGCGTTGAAAAGCCCGGGCATTGTGAAAGAAATCCTTGTAAAGGATGAAACGAGGATTCCTTCAGATCTTGAGACTGGTATCCAGTGCTATATGCTGAGTGAAGATGCGTTTTCAGCTGTGACTGAAACCGAAACGCCGCAGCAGATTGCCGCTGTGTGCCATATGCCTGAAGAAAAGCTGGCAACGGCACGCAAGGTGCTGCTGATTGACGCTGTTCAAGATCCGGGAAACCTTGGCACAATGATTCGAACGGCTGATGCGGCCGGTTTGGATGCGGTTGTACTCGGTGACGGCACGGCGGACGCCTTTAACGGAAAAACACTGCGATCTGCTCAAGGATCTCACTTCCATATTCCTGTTGTGAGAAGAAACCTGCCTTCATATGTGGACGAATTGAAGGCAGAGGGCGTAAAAGTATACGGCACGGCGCTGCAAAACGGAGCGCCTTACCAGGAGATTCCTCAGTCTGAATCCTTTGCGCTCATTGTAGGAAATGAAGGTGCAGGGGTAGATGCTGCATTGCTGGAAAAAACGGATTTGAACCTGTACGTGCCGCTTTACGGACAGGCTGAATCACTAAACGTTGCGGTTGCGGCTGCCATCCTCGTGTATCACTTGCGAGGATAG
- the sspI gene encoding small acid-soluble spore protein (Evidence 1a: Function from experimental evidences in the studied strain; PubMedId: 8171126, 10806362, 22720735; Product type f: factor): MDLNLRHAVIANVTGNNQEQLEHTIVDAIQSGEEKMLPGLGVLFEVIWQHASESEKNEMLKTLEGGLKPAE, from the coding sequence ATGGATCTTAATTTACGTCATGCCGTCATTGCCAATGTCACCGGCAATAATCAGGAGCAGCTTGAGCATACAATCGTAGATGCGATTCAAAGCGGTGAAGAAAAAATGCTTCCAGGGCTCGGCGTTTTATTCGAAGTCATTTGGCAGCACGCATCCGAAAGTGAGAAAAACGAAATGCTGAAAACGCTTGAAGGCGGATTAAAACCCGCCGAATAA